A genomic window from Lycium barbarum isolate Lr01 chromosome 4, ASM1917538v2, whole genome shotgun sequence includes:
- the LOC132636992 gene encoding uncharacterized protein LOC132636992 yields the protein MAASAQRSTGPVLSSLSPAGRFYSTTSRKTSSFGTSVSASSSIRFPLDRTETTSQNRSFSVTNRQKTEKKTTCMCSPTNHPGSFRCSMHKKMDHVRTRSSSSTTSHQTASNSIRLHMRRSAMTNSLVRIGTVEGELVKRALAALIRPSSHQQRRRADFQPRPSRLSVIS from the coding sequence ATGGCAGCTTCTGCTCAGCGATCAACCGGACCAGTACTCAGTTCACTTTCACCAGCCGGAAGATTCTACTCAACGACGTCTAGAAAAACGTCGTCGTTTGGGACTTCAGTTTCTGCATCATCATCAATCCGGTTCCCTCTAGACCGGACTGAAACAACTTCACAAAACCGGTCTTTTTCTGTTACGAACAGACAAAAAACTGAGAAAAAGACGACGTGTATGTGTTCACCTACGAATCATCCAGGTTCGTTTAGGTGTAGTATGCATAAGAAAATGGATCATGTTCGAACAAGGAGTAGTAGTAGTACTACTAGTCATCAAACGGCTTCGAATTCGATTCGATTGCATATGAGGAGATCAGCGATGACAAATTCGTTAGTGAGAATTGGAACTGTTGAAGGTGAGCTTGTGAAGAGAGCTTTGGCGGCTTTGATTAGACCGTCGTCTCATCAACAACGCCGCCGTGCTGATTTCCAGCCCCGGCCTAGTCGGCTTTCCGTTATCTCCTAA